AACAGTTCGCGTTCCCGTGGGTGGAGTAGGTGTTGGGTGATGAAGGATCGGCCCGCGGCCTTCCACAGGCCGCGTCCCTTGGTCAGTGCGGAGACCGCCTGTGTCTCGACCCCGGTCAGGCCCAGCAGTGAGGCGGCGGAACCCAGCTGGTCGGCTTCCTGGCGGTAGATGATCCGTGTGGAACAGTCGGTGAGCAGGCCTTCGGCCAGTGCTCGGCCCCGGGAGCCAGCATCGCCCGCGGTGAGCAGGTCGGACAGGCGGTGGATGACCATCATGTTGGCGATGCCGAGTCCGCGGCTGAGTTTCCACTGGGACTGCATGCGCTCCAGCAGGGCTACGTGCCGCATTACCCGCCACGCTTCGTCGTAGATCACCCAGCGTCGCCCTCCTGCGGGATCCGCGAGCGCGGACTCCATCCAGGCCGAGGCGCAAGTCATCGCCAGGACGAGCGCGGTGTCATCGCCGGCGCCGCCGAGGCGGGACAAGTCGATGGAGAGCATCGGAGCGGCCGGGTCGAAGTCCACGGTCGACGGCGCGTCGAACATCCCGGACAAGTCACCGTGAACCAAGCGCCGCAAGGCGTGGGCCAGGTCCTCGGCGGCCTGCCCAAGGCGCCCCGACAGCTCCCCGAGCGCACCGTCGAGTCGCTCGGGAGAGCCGAGTACGTACGCCACGTCGCCGAGCAGTGGTGTGGTGCCCGTGGCGTCGGCGTGCGTGACTGCTTGGTCGAGCGCGACGTCGAGTGCGGTGTGCTCCATTGGGTGTAGGTCGCGCCGCAGGACGGTCTTCGCGAGGGAGCCGAGCAGGAGAAGGCGTCGTTTGCGGACCTCGCTGGCAAAGTCCGTCTCGCTGACGCCGGACGGCTTGGAGGGCGCGTCCAACGGATTCAGCCGGCCCTGGAGCCCGGGTCCAAGTGCGATGGTCTGCCCGCCCAATTCCTTGGCGACGATGGTCCATTCGCCCTTGGGATCGCAGGGTACGTAGATGCGGTAGCCGAAGGCCACGGCTCGCACGGCAAGAGACTTGGCCAGCGCGGACTTGCCCATGCCGATGACCCCGGCGAGCAGGATGTTGGGGTTGGTGAAGCCGTCGAGCCGTCCGTACAGGGCGAACGGGTCGTAGGTGAACGCCGCTTCGGCGTGCACGTCGCGTCCGACGTAGATGCCCTGGGCGCCGAGGCCGCCCTCGGCGAGGAAGGGGTAGGCGCCCGAGGCGGTCGCGGTGGTCATTCGATGGGCGGGGAGTTTGAGTCGGCCACCTCGGGCGGAGGCGGGACCGGGGCGCCCTACGGGCAGATAGGTGGCACGCAGGTCGGGGTCGGCCCCGGCCTGAGGTGTGCTGGCCTCGGGCCGGGCGGCATTGCGGGCCTGGTCGCTGCCGGCGGCGAACTGTTTACGGGCGGCGCGGGCCGTACGGCGGTCGCTCTTGCGGGGAACGAACAGTGGGCTGGCGTAGGCGCGAGTGCGGGAGTACATGGCGTGGTGCTCCTGGTGGTCAGTGCCGGGTGAGGCCGGTGAAGGGGTCCCGCAGGTCGGCCGGGGTGTGGTCGCGTCGAACTCGGGCCGAGGCCGCCAGATGGCGCTGGCACACGGTGAGTTCGGGCGCGCCCTCGGGCAGCCGGGTCCGGCAAGCGTCATGGGTGGCAAGGCGGTCAGTGCCCGGATGCGGCGCCGAGTGGAAGGCTGCGTGGAGGTGTTCGGCTGCTTGCCACAGCCGGATCCGACAGGCCCTGAGGTGATCGCCCTCGGCATCGGCGACCTGGGCGGTGCGTACGGCGTGCGTGTCGAGCAGCTCGTACAGGGCAATCACGTGGGCGTGCAAGGTGTCCAGTTCGGTGCGGCTTGCGGCGACCGGGGCGACGGGCATGTTGATGGCCCGGTGGAAGTCGAGCGCGGCGGTGGCGAACGGGATGAAGTCCGACGCCAGTTCGGTCAGGGGCTCGGTCGGCATGAGGTTGCCCTTCGGGTGAGCGTGGTCGGTGGTGCTGGGGTGCGCTACGGGCGGGCGAGTGGCAGGGCGGCGTTGGTGAACGCTTCGGCCTGCTGCCAGGTCAGCGGGCGCAGATCGATGAGCGCGGCGACGGCGGCGGTCTCGATCGCGGCGCAGGCGGCGTTGAGCTGTTCGTCGCTGTCGGCGCTGACGGTGAGCAGGCCTGTGAGGGCGACATCAGCGTGCCCGGCGATGAGCTGGCGTTCGCGCTGCTTGATGTCGGCGTACTCGACCGAGTCTTCCTCGGAATCGACCTGGCCCTTGCGTGCTCGCTCGGCGGCGTCTGCGATCACGGTGGCCTTCTTGCGCTGTACGTCCTTGAGTGCGGAGTCCAGTCCCTTGGGCTCATACGTCAGTGACAGGGTGCGGCGGACGCCGGAGGTGAACAGGAGCTGGTGGAGGAAGCCCGGTGAGGTCTCGATGCGGGGCCAGTTCTCGATCCAGAACGTGGCGTGGTGGGCGGAGTCGGTGTGGATCCGGTCGGCCTTCTCGACCAGGACGACGGGTCCAGCGGCAGCCGGGTCGGCTTGCGGGTGCCCTGAGGCGGACCACTGGTCGAGGGCGGCCGACGCCTTGGGGTCGTACGCAGTTCGGATCACGGCGGCGATCTCGGTCGCGGTCAGCCAATTGCTAGGCATGAGGCCGGAGTTGCGGGCGGCCTGGTCGAAGGTGGAGGTGAGCTGGGCCAGGACGGCGAAGCCGCCGGTGAGCCCGCCGCCGGCCTGGTTGATCAGGCGGCGGGCCGCCTTGAGGTCGAGGGCGAGGGCGACGTATGCCTCGTGTGGCGCGGCGGCCGGACCAGCGGCGGCCAGCAAGTCACGGTAGATGGGCCCAGCCAGCGGCGAATGCGTATCGCCGTGCTGATTCCAGTAACGGTGGAGCGCGTCACCGGAGTCGGGGACCGTGCGCTCGAGGACCTGGACGCGGGCGATGTGCCCGGTGCGCGCGAGGGCGGCGAGCGTGCGGCCCCAGCCGGAGACGTTGCTGGTCTGGGTGGCAGGGTCTAGCAGGGCGAAGGCACGGGAGGAGACCTTGACCACGGCGGTGAGGGTGCCCTCGTGTGGGTCGTGCACTGCGCCGAAGCGGCCGTCGGGAGAGGTGGCCACGCGCAGCGATGCAGCGGTTCCGGGAAGGTGGAGCAGGCCCTCGCGTTGCGGCCGGGTCGAGGGCCGGGTGAGCCAGATCAACTGGCCCCGGAAGCGACGGAGCGCGTAGCGGAATACGATCGGCGCCCAGTCGGCGAGCGAGCGTCCACGGTGGCGCATGAAGACTGCCGCGAGTACCAGGGCCCACAGCGGTATCAGGTTGAGTGCCCCGGTCACGCCGGCTGAGAGCAGCACCGCGAGCAGCAGCAGGCCGGTGACCGCGACGACGATCAGTTGCGGGGCCGAGAGTCCGAGCAGCACGCCGCGGCGTGAGCGGTGTGGGAACTTCACGGTGACCGGACCGTCGGGGTGAGGAGAGCCAGAGTGCATGGCGAAGCCGTCCTTGGAGCGTGAAGAGAAGGAAGGGGGAGGGAGGATGGGGCGGCCGGGCTGGGCTTCCGGCCGCCCCATCAGCTATGGGCTATGAGCCCGAATCGCCCGGCGGCGCGGGATAGATCCATCGTTGCGGGGTGGCACCGCCCTGCGGCGCAGGCCCGATGCGTGGCGGTGCCGGCGGATCCTGGTGTGTAACCCGTGGCGGTGCGACGGAGGCACTTTGTGGCGTTGGCGTTGAGGCCACTGGAGCGGAGTCGCTCGCGGAACCCTGGCCGGGGCGCTGAATGAGAGGTACTCCCCGGTCGCCGCCCGTGGGAGGCCGGCGGATCAGCGCCCGACCCTTGTCGCCGGAGGCGTTCGGGGCCTCGCCGAAGCGGAAGTGGGCCTGGTTCGGCTTCTCATCTCCGCCGGAGCCGCCGGTCGGATCGATCCCGGAGGCAACACCGTCCGACCCCTGGCCCGGAACCTTCGCCGGACCCTGCGGAGCACGCATCCCCATACCGGACTGCATGGCGAGCTGACCTGCAGTTTTGGCCGCGCCAGCGGCCACCGCCATGCCCGCAACACCGGAGCGGTGCACGTCGCCATGGCCACCGCCGTCGGCTGCCCAGTGCACGAACTTGTACGTCGCATACGGGCAAAGCATGACGAGGACCATCACGACGATGCCCGCGAGCGCATCGGACAGGGCGCTGAGCCCGTCGTTTGCGTCGGACTTGCCCATGGCCGAGACGCCCAGAAGGAATACGATCGTCATCAGGAGCTTGGAGACGATCAGGGTACTGGTGGCCTCGATCCAGCCACGCCGCCACCGCTTGGCGACCTCCCAGCCGCCACCGGCCCCGGCAAACACGGCAAGCGTAACGAGCACCAGGATGCCGACCTTGCGGGCCACCATGACTGCCCAGTAAAGGAAGGCGCCCACCGCGCAGCCGAGTGCCATCAGAGAGGGGATGGCCCAGCCTAGGCCGTACATCGGCCCCAATTCGTTGACCTTGATGACCCGGCGCACCGCATCGTCCACCGAACTGTTGGCCGCCTTGAACAGTCCCGCACTGAGTGCGTCGACCACGGTGATTGCGACGGTGGTGCAGGCGATGGCAGCGAAGGCGAACAGGACTCCGGCCACGGTGCCGTAAACCGCCTGGCCGAGGGCTCGCTCGTCCCGTCGCCAGGCGGCGCGGGTGAGTTGCAGACAGAACGTCCCCACGGTCAGGATCAGGCCGATGGGCAGGATCAGTTCGTAGTTGCTGCGGAACCACTCGGCGTTCAGATCGATGCCCGTCGTCTGATCGACGGCCTTCGACGCCAGATCAGCTGCTGCCTGTGCCATTTCACCCATCGACTTGGCGATCCAGGCACCGATTCCGTCTGTGACTGCCTCGCCGGTTACGCCGACGACACTGTCCACGGTGGCGCACACCGTGTTCATCAGAGGAAGGTCGCAAGCCCCCATCAGGGCACCTCTTTTCGAGAGTTGTGGGGGTGGATCACGGCGCGACGCTCGGCAGGACCCCGACCAGGGCACAGTTCTGGTGCGGTCGGCACTGGACGGCGAGCGTTGTCGAGCGGGACTCGGCCCCGGCGCCTGAGCCCTCCCAGGCGATGGACTGCTTGCCGGTGACCGTGACGGCGTAGACGTACGCCTCGGTGATCGCGCCGGGATCCTGGGCCAGGGCCGTCTTGAACGCCTGCGGGAAGTGGCCCTCGCCGACCGTGGCGCTCGCGTGCTGCTGGTTGTCGTGCATCCGTGACCACAGCACCGGCCTGGGGACCTGGTCCAGGACCGACTTCCAGTCCGCGTACTTCTTCTCGCTGGTCATCCACTGTTTGAGGCCGGCCAGGTGCTCGGCCTGGGAGGAGGAACGTGTGTTGTACGTCCACAGGACCTTCGTGGCGGCCTCGCCGAAGACGATCGGATCGCTCGTCTTCGGTGGTGCAGCGACCGCCGAATCTGCGTGCGGAGCTGCGGACGCGGAGGCCGACGCTGAGGAGGGTGGCGAAGCCGGGGCTGCCTTGGCCGAAGCGGGGCTCCCCGGGCGCGTGACGTACGCGAGGAGCCCGGCGACGGCCAGCAGCACGGCGAGGACGGCCCCGCCGATGGAAGCTCGGCGAAGTACCGAGGCCGGAGCCTGGTGCGTTCGCTCGTCAGCGGAGGGAAGTGGTTTCTTCGGCATCAGTGGACGTGCGTCCCCATCGCCGAGAAGAACGCCACGATGCCGTTGGCCGCGCCGAGCAGCAGCGCGCAGCCGGCCGCGACGACGGTGCCCTTCTTGCCGTTGGCCTCCGCCTGGTGGCCGCCGCTGTGGTGGCCCCAGGCCCAGACGATCGCCGAGATCGCGAGCGCGCCCACCACGGCGATGATGCCGAACAGGTTGATGCTGCCAATGACCTTCTTCAAGACATCGAGACCGGGCAGGCCGCCCTCGCTCGGGCTGACGCCAGGGTTGTACGCCAGGCTTTGGGCATGCTGCATGAGCTTCACTTGAACTCCAGTACGATTTTGGGCGCGCGAGAGCCCGGAGAGGGTGGAGCGAGAAGAGAGGGGTAGGCGTCGGTCAGACGATCCGGCGGGCGGCCAGCAGGCCCGGTCGCCAATCGGTGACGGTCGAGATCTTGACCACGTCGCCGGTGTGCGGTGCCTGAAGGATCAGGCCCTCACCGATGAACATTCCGACGTGTTCCGGGACTTCGGCGGTGCCGCGGGTGAAGAGGAGATCGCCCGGCTTGAGGGCATCCACGCTAACCGCCTCGCCCTCTTTGACCTGCGTGTACGTGGTCCGGGAGATCGAGATCCCACCGGCCTTGTACGATGCCCGCATGAGGGACGAGCAATCGCAGCGGCCCATCGGATCCTGACCGTGCGGATCCGAACACTTGCCACCCCATTGATATGGAGTGCCGAGCTGGCCGAGCCCCCAACGGATAGCCGTGCGCACGGACTTCGGGGCGTCGGTCGGGATCTTGTAGCCCTTGGGGACGGAACCGGCGGGGAGCGGACCGAACTTGGCCCCGTCCTCGCCCGTGCCGCACCCGGAGGGCAGAGAAACCGACTCCCCGTCCTGGGTGTCCTTGGAGCCACTCCTGACGGACGTCGACTCGTTGGACAGTGACTTCGCGATGGCTTTCTGCAGAGCTGTGGCCAAGGGAATCCACTTGGCGTATGCGTCGGGTGAGCCGCTTTGCTGGACCGCCTGCGCGGCCTGCGTGACGGTCATGGACTGCCAGCCCGAGACGCTGAGCAATTCCTCGTAGAACTTCGTCGAGGCCTGCACCGGATCGCGTACCTGAGTGGCTGTCCCCCAGCCCTGACTGGGACGCTGTTGAAAGAGGCCGAGTGAATCCCGGTCGCCGTAATCCAGATTCCGCAGCCCTGACTCCTGCAGGGCCGTGGCCAGGGCAACGATCTGCCCCCGCGTCGGCACCTTCATGGCGACGCCCGTGGCCTGGATCGTCTTGGCATTCGGGATCTGCTCCGTGCGATCGTCCAGGCTTGCAACCGAAGCAAACCGTTTGTCGCCGCCCTTGAGGATCGACTCCACCTGTTTGGCGGCCGCCGAGGATTCCAAAGGCTCTGTATCACCATCAGAGCAGGCGGCCTGAGCGTCAGCGGCACCAGCTGCGGCGACAGCGATCGGCGCAATCAACAGCAGCGGACCGAGCGCCACCACCCCGACTATGCCTGCGGCCGTCTTCAACGTCGCGGGCCATACGTCGAGTGGTGGACCGGAGCGCAGGGTCCCGGTGAAGGGCGTGCCGGTGCGTGCTGCATCAGCAACTCCTTACGCGTAGGCGGCACGACAATGGCGTTCTCGTCGGAAAGGTCACCAACGCCGCGCCGGGCAGGAATAAAGGAACTCGTGGAAAGAAGGGGCCCAAGGGGTCGGCAGCAGATAACACCCATCCCCTGGGCGCCCGTTACGGAGGGCGGCAGTCAGCCGCCTTCGTAATCTCAGACTCCACACGGAGAATCGCTCCTGCCCAATTCGCAGCACGTTCGGTG
The DNA window shown above is from Streptomyces sp. NBC_01445 and carries:
- a CDS encoding ATP-binding protein, with amino-acid sequence MYSRTRAYASPLFVPRKSDRRTARAARKQFAAGSDQARNAARPEASTPQAGADPDLRATYLPVGRPGPASARGGRLKLPAHRMTTATASGAYPFLAEGGLGAQGIYVGRDVHAEAAFTYDPFALYGRLDGFTNPNILLAGVIGMGKSALAKSLAVRAVAFGYRIYVPCDPKGEWTIVAKELGGQTIALGPGLQGRLNPLDAPSKPSGVSETDFASEVRKRRLLLLGSLAKTVLRRDLHPMEHTALDVALDQAVTHADATGTTPLLGDVAYVLGSPERLDGALGELSGRLGQAAEDLAHALRRLVHGDLSGMFDAPSTVDFDPAAPMLSIDLSRLGGAGDDTALVLAMTCASAWMESALADPAGGRRWVIYDEAWRVMRHVALLERMQSQWKLSRGLGIANMMVIHRLSDLLTAGDAGSRGRALAEGLLTDCSTRIIYRQEADQLGSAASLLGLTGVETQAVSALTKGRGLWKAAGRSFITQHLLHPRERELFDTDARMHAKSAEFTKTEAPLLPLRLREVQ
- a CDS encoding DUF6238 family protein, which translates into the protein MPTEPLTELASDFIPFATAALDFHRAINMPVAPVAASRTELDTLHAHVIALYELLDTHAVRTAQVADAEGDHLRACRIRLWQAAEHLHAAFHSAPHPGTDRLATHDACRTRLPEGAPELTVCQRHLAASARVRRDHTPADLRDPFTGLTRH
- a CDS encoding SCO6880 family protein, which gives rise to MHSGSPHPDGPVTVKFPHRSRRGVLLGLSAPQLIVVAVTGLLLLAVLLSAGVTGALNLIPLWALVLAAVFMRHRGRSLADWAPIVFRYALRRFRGQLIWLTRPSTRPQREGLLHLPGTAASLRVATSPDGRFGAVHDPHEGTLTAVVKVSSRAFALLDPATQTSNVSGWGRTLAALARTGHIARVQVLERTVPDSGDALHRYWNQHGDTHSPLAGPIYRDLLAAAGPAAAPHEAYVALALDLKAARRLINQAGGGLTGGFAVLAQLTSTFDQAARNSGLMPSNWLTATEIAAVIRTAYDPKASAALDQWSASGHPQADPAAAGPVVLVEKADRIHTDSAHHATFWIENWPRIETSPGFLHQLLFTSGVRRTLSLTYEPKGLDSALKDVQRKKATVIADAAERARKGQVDSEEDSVEYADIKQRERQLIAGHADVALTGLLTVSADSDEQLNAACAAIETAAVAALIDLRPLTWQQAEAFTNAALPLARP
- a CDS encoding SCO6881 family protein, whose translation is MGACDLPLMNTVCATVDSVVGVTGEAVTDGIGAWIAKSMGEMAQAAADLASKAVDQTTGIDLNAEWFRSNYELILPIGLILTVGTFCLQLTRAAWRRDERALGQAVYGTVAGVLFAFAAIACTTVAITVVDALSAGLFKAANSSVDDAVRRVIKVNELGPMYGLGWAIPSLMALGCAVGAFLYWAVMVARKVGILVLVTLAVFAGAGGGWEVAKRWRRGWIEATSTLIVSKLLMTIVFLLGVSAMGKSDANDGLSALSDALAGIVVMVLVMLCPYATYKFVHWAADGGGHGDVHRSGVAGMAVAAGAAKTAGQLAMQSGMGMRAPQGPAKVPGQGSDGVASGIDPTGGSGGDEKPNQAHFRFGEAPNASGDKGRALIRRPPTGGDRGVPLIQRPGQGSASDSAPVASTPTPQSASVAPPRVTHQDPPAPPRIGPAPQGGATPQRWIYPAPPGDSGS
- a CDS encoding DUF6112 family protein; the encoded protein is MQHAQSLAYNPGVSPSEGGLPGLDVLKKVIGSINLFGIIAVVGALAISAIVWAWGHHSGGHQAEANGKKGTVVAAGCALLLGAANGIVAFFSAMGTHVH
- a CDS encoding C40 family peptidase — translated: MKTAAGIVGVVALGPLLLIAPIAVAAAGAADAQAACSDGDTEPLESSAAAKQVESILKGGDKRFASVASLDDRTEQIPNAKTIQATGVAMKVPTRGQIVALATALQESGLRNLDYGDRDSLGLFQQRPSQGWGTATQVRDPVQASTKFYEELLSVSGWQSMTVTQAAQAVQQSGSPDAYAKWIPLATALQKAIAKSLSNESTSVRSGSKDTQDGESVSLPSGCGTGEDGAKFGPLPAGSVPKGYKIPTDAPKSVRTAIRWGLGQLGTPYQWGGKCSDPHGQDPMGRCDCSSLMRASYKAGGISISRTTYTQVKEGEAVSVDALKPGDLLFTRGTAEVPEHVGMFIGEGLILQAPHTGDVVKISTVTDWRPGLLAARRIV